A window of the Pseudomonas fluorescens genome harbors these coding sequences:
- the aspT gene encoding aspartate-alanine antiporter — MLEFFLNALRADPEIAVFLAIASGVFIGRLHIGSFHLGSVAGALLMGLLIGQIGLEVPAGLKSIFFVLFIYAVGFKSGPEFFGSLNRGTLKLVVLSVVLCATALGAILLMNAIYGFDAGFTAGLGAGALTDTAIMGTATSALNQLPIDSAAKATLNSHMAIAYAITYLFGTIGLIVFVGSIAPRLLGVDLKASARELELELGIEKDEDAITVSYTRIVVRAHQVAAVGQASGQSIAELEKLHDALSIERVVRGGKVIERDESFVLMEGDIVGVYALREAVGTLSHWIGPEIDHPQSLSFPTREADIVLTSKEFAGKTLHEARAQLKNTQRLGCFLNTITRQGYELPLLPNTVLRRGDVIRVTGRTASVEALAQRLGRIRKQGYKSDIAMHTLGMVLGALLGLLSTHIGMIPVELGIGGGVLVVALAIGWYNSRHPEIGALPPAAQWAFSEFGLTAFGAVIGLLAGPAAFEAMKEQGLSLLISGAVVTILPPLVALYFGRYILRLHPMVLFGGLAGAQTEAASMNKIIEQSGSNTPVIGFTVCYAVSNVLLAVCGPIIIFVVAG, encoded by the coding sequence ATGCTCGAATTTTTCCTGAATGCCCTGCGCGCCGATCCCGAAATCGCCGTGTTCCTGGCCATTGCTTCCGGCGTGTTCATCGGTCGCCTGCACATCGGCAGCTTCCACTTAGGCTCTGTGGCTGGCGCATTGCTGATGGGCTTGCTGATCGGGCAGATCGGCCTGGAAGTGCCGGCAGGATTGAAGTCGATCTTCTTCGTGCTGTTCATTTACGCCGTCGGGTTCAAGAGCGGGCCGGAATTTTTCGGTAGCCTCAATCGGGGCACGTTGAAACTGGTGGTGCTTTCCGTGGTGCTGTGTGCCACGGCACTGGGCGCGATCCTGTTGATGAACGCGATCTACGGCTTCGACGCGGGCTTCACCGCCGGGCTCGGCGCCGGCGCGCTGACCGACACCGCGATCATGGGCACCGCCACCAGTGCGCTCAACCAACTGCCGATCGACAGCGCCGCCAAGGCCACGCTCAACAGCCACATGGCCATTGCGTATGCGATCACCTACCTGTTCGGCACCATCGGCCTGATTGTCTTCGTCGGCAGCATTGCGCCACGGTTGCTCGGGGTCGACCTCAAGGCCTCGGCACGCGAGCTGGAACTGGAGTTGGGAATCGAGAAAGACGAGGACGCGATCACCGTTTCCTATACCCGCATTGTCGTGCGTGCCCATCAGGTGGCAGCCGTTGGCCAGGCCAGCGGACAGTCCATCGCCGAGCTTGAAAAACTGCACGACGCGCTCAGCATCGAGCGCGTGGTGAGAGGCGGGAAGGTTATCGAGCGCGATGAAAGCTTCGTGCTCATGGAGGGCGATATCGTCGGCGTGTATGCGTTGCGTGAGGCGGTCGGCACGCTCAGCCACTGGATCGGGCCGGAAATCGATCATCCACAGTCGTTGTCGTTTCCAACCCGCGAGGCGGACATCGTCCTGACCTCGAAAGAATTCGCCGGCAAGACCCTGCACGAAGCCCGGGCTCAACTGAAAAACACCCAGAGGCTGGGCTGTTTTCTCAACACCATCACCCGGCAAGGCTACGAATTGCCGCTGCTGCCCAATACCGTCCTGCGTCGGGGTGACGTGATCCGCGTGACCGGGCGCACCGCCAGCGTCGAAGCGTTGGCGCAGCGCCTGGGGCGGATTCGCAAGCAGGGCTATAAAAGCGACATTGCGATGCACACCCTGGGCATGGTTCTGGGGGCATTGCTGGGGCTGCTGTCCACGCACATCGGCATGATTCCGGTGGAGTTGGGCATCGGCGGCGGGGTGCTGGTGGTGGCGTTGGCCATTGGTTGGTATAACTCGCGCCACCCGGAAATCGGCGCGTTGCCTCCGGCTGCGCAATGGGCATTTTCCGAATTCGGCCTGACGGCCTTCGGCGCGGTCATCGGTTTGCTGGCGGGGCCCGCCGCGTTTGAGGCGATGAAAGAGCAAGGGCTGTCACTGCTGATCTCCGGCGCAGTGGTGACCATTCTGCCGCCGCTGGTGGCGTTGTATTTCGGTCGCTACATACTGCGCCTGCACCCGATGGTGCTGTTCGGCGGTCTGGCCGGAGCGCAGACCGAAGCCGCCTCGATGAACAAGATCATCGAGCAGTCCGGCAGCAATACACCGGTGATCGGCTTCACGGTTTGTTATGCGGTATCCAACGTGCTGTTGGCTGTTTGTGGCCCCATTATCATTTTTGTGGTGGCGGGTTAG
- a CDS encoding OmpP1/FadL family transporter codes for MTVSRYARRLSVSVLALGFLSSNAQAGGILIYEAGQEGNGLANAGAAALATDPSVLMSNPAGLTELKGTQISANGQLILGHMRFSRDSNNQFDGNEGGNALQYLPGASLFVSHQIDDRSAVGFGMYGNFGLALDYDDDWAGRYFNQEAAVIGVSFQPTLAHKFTDDLSIGIGPRIMYAYYRNETAINNNLLGLRDSPDGQLEYKDTDVGAGINLGLLYRLSERTQIGLAYTSKIDLEFKDSPSVRKVDNPIINAALRRLDVDSLELDMSVPQTVLLSVAHDLSPEWKLLGSLGWQDWSQFGEIGVEVDANAADVSRTADRKYKDTWHASVGAQYQMTPRLRWSMGLGYDSSAVDDKDRTVDNPMGDAWRLATGVNYKIDEGLDVHAAYTLVWLGDMDVEQTKSRSGETLSGTYRNAALHIIGGGATWRF; via the coding sequence ATGACTGTAAGCCGATACGCTCGCCGACTCAGTGTTTCTGTTCTGGCCCTGGGTTTTCTGAGCAGTAATGCTCAGGCCGGCGGCATTCTTATTTATGAAGCAGGCCAGGAAGGTAATGGCCTGGCCAATGCCGGGGCCGCCGCATTGGCGACCGATCCCAGTGTATTGATGAGCAACCCCGCCGGACTCACCGAACTCAAAGGCACGCAGATCAGCGCCAACGGGCAGTTGATTCTGGGTCACATGCGCTTCTCCCGCGACAGCAACAACCAGTTTGATGGCAACGAAGGCGGCAATGCCTTGCAGTATCTGCCGGGTGCCAGTTTGTTCGTCAGTCACCAGATCGATGATCGCTCGGCCGTCGGTTTTGGCATGTATGGCAACTTTGGGCTGGCCCTGGATTACGACGACGATTGGGCAGGTCGATATTTCAATCAGGAAGCCGCCGTCATTGGCGTGTCCTTTCAGCCGACACTGGCGCACAAGTTCACCGATGACCTGTCGATCGGCATCGGCCCGCGCATCATGTACGCCTATTACAGGAATGAAACAGCGATCAACAACAACCTGCTCGGGCTGCGCGACAGTCCCGACGGCCAGCTTGAATACAAGGACACCGACGTCGGCGCCGGCATCAATCTCGGTCTGCTTTATCGCTTGAGCGAACGCACGCAGATCGGTCTGGCCTACACGAGCAAGATCGACCTGGAGTTCAAGGACAGCCCGAGCGTGCGCAAGGTCGATAACCCGATCATCAATGCCGCCCTGCGGCGCCTGGACGTCGACTCACTGGAGCTGGACATGTCGGTGCCGCAAACCGTTCTGCTCAGTGTCGCCCACGACCTGAGTCCGGAATGGAAACTGCTGGGTAGCCTCGGTTGGCAGGACTGGAGCCAGTTCGGCGAAATCGGCGTGGAGGTCGACGCCAATGCGGCCGACGTCAGCCGGACCGCCGACCGCAAATACAAAGACACCTGGCACGCTTCGGTGGGGGCGCAATACCAGATGACACCGCGCCTGCGCTGGAGCATGGGGCTGGGGTATGACAGCTCCGCCGTGGATGACAAGGATCGCACTGTCGACAACCCCATGGGCGATGCCTGGCGTCTGGCGACAGGCGTGAATTACAAGATCGATGAAGGGCTGGATGTCCATGCGGCCTACACCCTTGTCTGGCTCGGTGATATGGACGTCGAGCAGACCAAGTCCCGCTCCGGGGAAACCCTGTCTGGCACCTACCGAAACGCCGCGCTGCACATCATCGGTGGCGGCGCGACGTGGCGTTTTTGA
- a CDS encoding mechanosensitive ion channel family protein, whose product MRSRLFAVLLVICGLCWSALSLAVDEPKATDDSVELKLANRSIMVFRATLLGEAPASRAKRARTVISEALDESDAPTVAVEPLQEDYLVLLGNRRAFIVAPKDVDELEYSSVQQAAQGAADKLRLVVAETREARSLHLMLRSAGLAAVATGIYLALLWSLAWLRRRLLQRLPDLMHRHTRALKVGQVQVIDANYLYPLVIRLFWLLRWLVILLLTYEWLGFVLSRFPYTRPWGESLNNYLIEVASYLLQAIVGAIPGLGVALAIFFIARGASAFSRRVLRRMATPGTFSWLNYETLQPTQRLTSLAIWLFALAMAYPYLPGADTDAFKGLSVLIGLMISLGATSVVGQAAAGLILTYTRTLRPGEFVRIGEYEGTVTELGMFTTSIRTGLGEVLTLPNSMITGTVTKNYSRTVQGAGYVVDTVVTIGYDTPWRQVEAMLLEAARRTPGVLQDPPAQVFQTALSDFYPEYRLVAQAIPSLPRPRAELLSMLHANIQDVFNEYGVQIMSPHYLGDPEQEKRVPKENWFAAPAKEPKDT is encoded by the coding sequence ATGCGAAGCAGGTTGTTCGCCGTCCTGTTGGTCATTTGCGGTCTGTGCTGGTCGGCACTGTCATTGGCCGTGGACGAACCCAAGGCGACTGATGATTCCGTCGAGCTGAAACTCGCAAATCGCAGCATCATGGTGTTCCGCGCCACGTTGCTGGGCGAGGCACCGGCTTCGCGGGCGAAACGCGCCAGAACCGTCATCAGCGAAGCACTGGATGAGTCGGATGCGCCGACGGTGGCCGTTGAGCCCCTTCAGGAAGACTACCTGGTGCTGCTGGGCAACCGGCGTGCATTTATCGTCGCGCCCAAGGACGTCGACGAACTCGAATACAGCTCTGTGCAGCAGGCTGCGCAGGGGGCGGCGGACAAGCTGCGACTTGTTGTGGCGGAAACCCGCGAAGCGCGCAGCTTGCACCTGATGTTGCGTTCGGCCGGTCTGGCCGCCGTCGCGACGGGCATCTACCTGGCGTTGCTGTGGAGCCTCGCCTGGTTGCGGCGCCGGTTGCTGCAGCGCTTGCCCGATCTGATGCATCGGCACACCCGCGCGCTGAAAGTGGGGCAGGTGCAGGTCATCGATGCCAACTACCTTTATCCGTTGGTGATACGCCTGTTCTGGCTGCTGCGCTGGCTGGTCATTCTGTTGCTGACGTATGAATGGCTGGGCTTTGTCCTTTCACGGTTTCCTTACACCCGGCCGTGGGGTGAAAGCCTCAACAACTACCTGATCGAAGTCGCCAGTTATCTGCTGCAAGCGATTGTCGGAGCGATCCCCGGTCTGGGTGTGGCCCTGGCGATCTTTTTCATTGCCCGTGGCGCCTCGGCCTTCAGTCGGCGGGTGCTGCGGCGCATGGCGACGCCGGGCACTTTCAGCTGGCTCAACTACGAAACCCTGCAACCGACTCAGCGCCTGACCTCGCTGGCGATCTGGCTGTTTGCACTGGCGATGGCTTACCCGTATCTGCCGGGTGCGGACACCGACGCGTTCAAGGGTTTGTCGGTACTGATCGGCCTGATGATTTCGCTGGGGGCCACCAGCGTAGTGGGGCAGGCGGCTGCCGGGTTGATCCTGACGTACACCCGCACCTTGCGCCCCGGCGAATTCGTGCGCATCGGCGAATACGAAGGCACCGTGACCGAACTGGGCATGTTCACCACCAGCATCCGCACGGGGCTGGGTGAAGTGCTGACCCTGCCCAATTCGATGATCACCGGCACCGTCACCAAGAACTATTCGCGCACCGTGCAAGGGGCGGGTTATGTGGTCGATACGGTCGTGACCATCGGCTACGACACCCCGTGGCGCCAGGTGGAAGCGATGTTGCTGGAGGCGGCACGGCGCACGCCCGGTGTATTGCAGGACCCGCCGGCGCAGGTGTTCCAGACCGCGCTGTCTGATTTTTACCCCGAATATCGCCTGGTGGCCCAGGCCATTCCCAGCCTGCCGCGACCGCGCGCGGAGCTGCTGAGCATGCTGCACGCGAACATTCAGGATGTGTTCAACGAATACGGCGTGCAGATCATGTCGCCGCACTATCTGGGCGATCCCGAACAAGAAAAACGAGTACCCAAAGAAAACTGGTTCGCGGCACCGGCCAAAGAACCGAAAGATACTTGA
- a CDS encoding AAA family ATPase: MIESITLSGIATYSPITPETIQNLKVVNYFYGANGAGKTTISRLINDPALSTTSKVTWAKGNPIPAMVYNNDFIATNFTDSKQFKGVFTLGQAEQAQLDRLEELKKERDRHALFKTKAQENLNGPDGKSGKIGEKNALEANLVARCWEQKQKYDDEFQGAFKGLRNNREAFKNRVLQERKSNTSQLVSIEDLRKRAQVLYVDAPSPMNAVSNLDLSRLVAFEQDPILSKKVVGKEDVNVSAMIQHLGNSDWIRQGLKYLVNADDDCPFCQQKLPHEFEKSLADYFDETFEADTKALSQFRDIYSSVTDELLAQAQTILATNCSHLDKEKLDLELQALNAIILVNRQRIDQKVASPSVDVALEGFAEIPLRVSELINSANIKVAEHNRLVSGFTVEQGKLTGAVWRYLLDVELKDTLTDYAKDAGGVAKAIDSFTASMDRATLDISTADAEIATIETSLTSVRPTVIAINKILKDFGFRSFSLDPACADNSYRLIRSDGTDAKATLSEGEKTFVTFLYFYHLLRGSIKTSGISTDRIVVIDDPVSSLDSDVLFIVSSLIKKLFHEVRQKGNNLKQVFVLTHNVHFHKEITFNPNRTGDASIKDETFWVVRKPDNFSKIEGFENNPIKTSYQLLWAELARKPLPTLTIQNTMRRILENYFKILGGIDTHVIIEKFGGQEKVQCQSLISWVNDGSHYSPDDLYVAISDGMAHSYMKIFFKVFKAMEHMPHYKMMMGQDFVDLDLIEEPTEDEEMVGEAGEAAVGADALIIIPGASDDKGATKPLNTSALLVIPTEAQPPEPFPAEAGGSDPDIPF; encoded by the coding sequence ATGATTGAATCGATCACTCTTTCTGGCATAGCTACCTACAGCCCCATAACCCCTGAAACGATTCAAAACCTGAAGGTCGTGAACTACTTCTACGGTGCAAACGGAGCAGGTAAGACAACGATCAGCAGGCTCATAAACGACCCAGCACTATCAACTACGTCCAAAGTAACATGGGCGAAGGGCAATCCGATTCCGGCAATGGTCTACAACAACGATTTCATCGCTACGAATTTCACAGATTCGAAGCAGTTCAAAGGTGTTTTCACGCTGGGACAGGCCGAGCAAGCGCAACTTGATCGGCTGGAAGAGTTGAAGAAAGAAAGAGACCGCCACGCGTTGTTCAAAACTAAAGCGCAAGAAAACCTGAATGGCCCGGACGGCAAGAGTGGGAAGATCGGTGAAAAAAATGCTCTGGAAGCGAACTTAGTAGCACGGTGTTGGGAACAAAAGCAGAAGTACGACGATGAGTTTCAGGGTGCTTTCAAAGGCCTGCGAAATAACCGGGAGGCGTTCAAGAACAGAGTGTTACAAGAAAGAAAAAGTAACACCTCCCAGCTGGTTAGTATCGAAGACCTGCGCAAGCGCGCACAGGTCCTTTATGTTGATGCACCATCACCCATGAATGCTGTCTCCAACCTTGACCTGTCTCGTTTAGTTGCGTTTGAACAAGACCCTATCCTGAGCAAGAAAGTGGTTGGTAAAGAGGATGTCAATGTTTCCGCGATGATCCAGCACCTAGGGAACAGTGACTGGATTAGGCAAGGTTTGAAGTACTTGGTAAATGCCGACGATGACTGTCCTTTCTGTCAACAGAAACTGCCGCATGAGTTCGAAAAAAGCCTGGCGGACTATTTCGACGAAACATTTGAGGCAGATACTAAAGCGCTTTCGCAGTTTCGGGATATTTATAGTTCTGTAACAGATGAGCTATTAGCTCAGGCTCAAACAATCCTAGCCACGAATTGTTCTCACTTAGATAAAGAGAAGCTTGATCTTGAGTTGCAGGCCTTGAATGCAATCATACTAGTGAACAGGCAGCGCATTGATCAGAAGGTAGCTAGTCCCAGTGTTGATGTAGCGTTGGAGGGTTTTGCGGAGATTCCGCTTAGAGTTTCTGAACTGATAAACTCAGCCAATATCAAGGTCGCTGAACACAATCGTCTTGTTTCGGGGTTTACCGTTGAGCAGGGTAAGTTAACAGGTGCAGTGTGGCGATATCTTCTTGATGTTGAGCTCAAAGATACTCTTACTGATTATGCAAAAGATGCTGGCGGTGTCGCTAAAGCAATTGATAGCTTCACTGCAAGCATGGATAGGGCAACGCTAGATATATCAACGGCTGATGCAGAAATTGCAACAATTGAAACTTCGCTGACAAGCGTGAGACCTACTGTCATTGCAATCAATAAAATTTTGAAAGATTTTGGGTTTCGAAGCTTCTCCCTGGATCCTGCGTGTGCCGATAATTCATATCGGCTGATTCGAAGCGATGGAACTGACGCTAAAGCAACACTTAGCGAAGGCGAAAAGACCTTCGTAACTTTTCTGTATTTCTATCATTTGCTCAGGGGAAGTATCAAAACTTCGGGGATTAGTACTGATCGAATAGTCGTCATTGATGACCCGGTTTCAAGCCTGGATAGCGATGTTCTGTTTATCGTGAGCAGCTTAATAAAAAAGCTTTTTCACGAGGTTCGCCAGAAGGGAAATAACCTAAAACAGGTCTTTGTCTTGACTCATAACGTGCACTTTCATAAAGAAATCACCTTTAACCCCAACAGAACTGGAGATGCTTCCATTAAGGATGAGACGTTTTGGGTAGTACGCAAGCCTGATAATTTCTCAAAAATTGAAGGCTTTGAGAATAATCCTATTAAAACGTCATATCAACTGTTGTGGGCAGAATTGGCGAGAAAGCCATTGCCGACGCTTACAATACAAAATACTATGCGCAGGATTCTGGAAAACTACTTCAAGATCCTAGGAGGCATAGATACGCATGTTATTATCGAGAAGTTTGGAGGGCAGGAAAAGGTTCAATGCCAATCATTGATTAGTTGGGTTAATGACGGATCTCACTATTCGCCAGACGATCTGTATGTGGCAATAAGCGATGGTATGGCGCACAGCTATATGAAGATCTTCTTCAAGGTCTTTAAGGCTATGGAGCATATGCCTCATTATAAAATGATGATGGGGCAAGACTTTGTCGATTTAGATCTTATTGAGGAGCCGACGGAGGATGAGGAAATGGTCGGCGAAGCAGGTGAGGCTGCCGTTGGTGCAGATGCACTAATCATAATTCCAGGAGCATCTGATGATAAAGGTGCCACCAAGCCATTGAACACTTCTGCGCTTTTGGTAATCCCCACTGAGGCGCAGCCTCCTGAGCCATTCCCGGCAGAGGCGGGTGGTTCGGACCCTGATATTCCATTCTGA
- a CDS encoding LysR family transcriptional regulator: protein MDLFDSRQADEVATLLALAEHGSFAAAGRTLQRHPSVLSKRLSALESRLGVRLIERTTRQLRFTDEGQRLVARFGHAVSLIAEAEQDAREGAAEVRGRLRIALPAAMGRLWLGDIVSAFALAHPNVALEVEYAERFVDIVAEGFDAAIRIGELADNRLVAKKLCDHRRILCAAPSYLQQHGEPKTPGDLADHHCLGFTGLHSYPEWRLTRGDDKQTVKVRSRLVSNDNEAQLCAARMAVGILAGGDWLMTKDLREGRLVRVLPEWQLDADTGVYLVRPSARFNTATTTAFKDWIEGAFAEGAPWVTLPR from the coding sequence ATGGATCTGTTCGATAGCCGTCAGGCCGATGAAGTCGCCACCCTGCTGGCCCTGGCCGAGCACGGCTCGTTTGCGGCGGCGGGCCGGACGTTGCAACGCCATCCCTCGGTGCTGTCGAAACGGCTCAGCGCGCTGGAGTCGCGGCTGGGGGTGCGGCTGATCGAGCGCACCACCCGGCAACTGCGTTTCACCGATGAGGGGCAACGGCTGGTGGCGCGGTTCGGGCATGCGGTCAGCCTGATCGCCGAAGCGGAGCAGGATGCGCGCGAAGGGGCCGCCGAGGTTCGCGGGCGTTTGCGCATCGCCCTGCCGGCTGCCATGGGGCGGCTGTGGCTGGGCGATATCGTTTCGGCGTTTGCCCTGGCCCATCCGAACGTGGCGCTGGAAGTTGAATATGCCGAGCGCTTCGTCGATATCGTCGCCGAGGGATTCGACGCAGCGATCCGCATCGGCGAACTGGCGGACAATCGGCTGGTGGCGAAAAAGCTCTGTGATCACCGCCGAATCCTGTGCGCCGCGCCCTCCTATCTTCAACAGCACGGCGAACCGAAAACACCGGGGGATCTTGCCGATCATCATTGTCTGGGATTCACCGGGCTGCATTCGTATCCCGAATGGCGACTGACTCGCGGTGATGACAAACAAACCGTCAAAGTCCGCAGCCGTCTGGTCAGCAACGACAACGAAGCGCAGTTGTGTGCCGCGCGCATGGCCGTGGGGATTCTGGCTGGCGGTGACTGGCTGATGACCAAAGATTTGCGCGAGGGGCGTCTGGTGCGGGTGCTTCCGGAGTGGCAACTGGATGCCGACACGGGGGTATATCTGGTACGGCCGTCGGCGCGGTTCAACACGGCGACGACTACGGCGTTCAAAGACTGGATCGAGGGCGCTTTTGCCGAAGGTGCGCCTTGGGTGACGCTGCCCCGCTGA
- a CDS encoding DUF1254 domain-containing protein: MVLTASGAASVQAATDPLGGQPPPGSSPSVKDFDYQIKYQRAFEAVLWNMPAISIYSFRRAAISDLGYKDNDIIAYSATATPQLEALTANSSTPYIAAYTDLRNGPVVLEIPAAGADGSLYGQVVDAWQFTIADVGPAGLDKGKGGKYLFTAPDYKGAIPKGYFHVSSPNYRIAFAFRSVPAAGKTAADAYAYAKRLRMYALSEAKNPPQQKFIDPSHQRYPTLPFYDERHFQDMHEIMSVEPVREHDKVMMGMLKSLGIEKGKPFTPDETAKRAMHQAAIDAWFYLQEWFDKEMVKRVYWPDRHYVSLLQTDANRQFKFTYDDKIDLIERAAEYFWCTYMPKVLSDSPATAYMVALADKDGHLLEAGKTYKVDVPAQMPVKQFWALTVYDRATFSFIYSDSNRTTLSSFDLEKLKKNADGSVTLYVGPNAPQGEESNWIPTSGKRPMPTMRFYGPTQAFNDKTFKMPDFEQVNP; encoded by the coding sequence ATGGTGCTTACCGCAAGCGGCGCCGCTTCGGTGCAGGCTGCCACCGACCCTCTGGGTGGGCAGCCACCGCCGGGCTCCAGCCCGTCGGTCAAGGACTTCGACTATCAGATCAAGTACCAGCGTGCCTTCGAGGCCGTGCTGTGGAACATGCCGGCAATCTCCATCTACTCCTTCCGGCGCGCAGCCATCAGCGACCTGGGTTACAAGGACAATGACATCATCGCCTACTCGGCAACCGCCACCCCGCAACTTGAAGCCCTCACGGCCAACAGTTCCACACCCTACATCGCCGCCTACACCGACTTGCGCAACGGCCCGGTAGTTCTGGAAATTCCAGCCGCCGGAGCCGACGGCAGCCTGTATGGCCAGGTGGTGGACGCCTGGCAGTTCACCATCGCCGACGTCGGGCCTGCCGGGCTCGACAAGGGCAAGGGCGGCAAATACCTGTTCACTGCACCTGATTACAAGGGTGCGATTCCCAAGGGCTACTTCCACGTCAGCTCGCCCAATTATCGCATTGCCTTTGCTTTTCGTTCGGTGCCAGCGGCGGGCAAAACCGCCGCAGATGCCTACGCGTATGCCAAACGCCTGCGCATGTACGCCTTGTCCGAAGCGAAGAATCCACCGCAGCAAAAATTCATCGACCCCAGCCATCAGCGCTACCCGACCCTGCCGTTCTACGATGAGCGACACTTTCAGGACATGCACGAAATCATGAGCGTGGAGCCCGTCAGGGAGCACGACAAGGTCATGATGGGCATGCTCAAGTCGCTGGGCATCGAAAAAGGCAAACCTTTCACCCCGGACGAAACCGCCAAACGTGCCATGCACCAGGCCGCCATCGACGCCTGGTTCTATTTGCAGGAGTGGTTCGACAAGGAAATGGTCAAGCGCGTCTACTGGCCCGATCGTCATTACGTCTCGTTGTTGCAGACCGATGCCAATCGCCAGTTCAAATTCACTTACGACGACAAAATCGATCTGATCGAACGTGCCGCGGAATACTTCTGGTGCACCTACATGCCCAAAGTGCTCAGCGACTCCCCCGCTACCGCCTACATGGTGGCGCTGGCGGACAAGGACGGGCATCTGCTCGAGGCCGGCAAAACCTACAAGGTCGATGTTCCGGCCCAGATGCCGGTCAAGCAGTTCTGGGCGCTGACGGTCTACGACCGCGCCACCTTCTCCTTCATTTACAGCGACAGCAACCGCACCACGCTGTCGTCGTTCGACCTCGAGAAATTGAAGAAGAATGCCGATGGCAGCGTCACGCTCTACGTCGGGCCGAATGCTCCTCAGGGTGAGGAATCCAATTGGATTCCAACCTCGGGCAAGCGCCCGATGCCGACCATGCGCTTCTACGGGCCGACCCAGGCGTTCAACGACAAGACCTTCAAGATGCCTGACTTCGAACAGGTCAATCCCTGA
- a CDS encoding quinone oxidoreductase family protein produces MVTTAVIHQTGEPQVIQLEQSTAQTPGPGEVWLEQFAIGVNPLDLSQRSGAAPLALPSGLGLEGAGRVVVVGANVTNVAVGDRVAYATGPVGAYASARLYPANRLVKIPDSLSFEDAAAVLFKGITAQYLLKSTYPVGPGSTVLIYGAAGALGQIMVPWAKHLGAVVIGVVSSAESVERARLAGCDEVLVFDEATLADAVVDITQGKKVDVVYDPIGRVSFEASLNCLRPRGLLVSFGMASGAPAPVEISTLNAKGSLFLTRPSLAAHTATPEEYQQRAKDVLQAIDAGIIQPNVGRRYPLADAARAHADLHRGGLPGSVVLVP; encoded by the coding sequence ATGGTCACCACCGCCGTCATCCATCAAACCGGTGAGCCTCAGGTCATTCAGCTTGAGCAATCCACCGCGCAAACTCCCGGCCCCGGCGAGGTTTGGCTTGAGCAGTTCGCCATTGGCGTCAACCCGCTCGACTTGAGCCAACGTTCCGGTGCCGCACCGTTGGCTTTGCCTTCCGGACTCGGGCTTGAAGGTGCCGGGCGAGTTGTGGTGGTAGGTGCCAATGTGACGAACGTGGCCGTCGGCGACCGGGTCGCTTACGCCACGGGCCCTGTCGGCGCGTATGCCAGCGCCCGCCTCTATCCGGCCAATCGGCTGGTGAAGATTCCCGACAGTCTGAGTTTCGAGGACGCGGCGGCTGTGCTGTTCAAGGGCATCACCGCGCAGTATTTGCTCAAGTCCACTTACCCGGTCGGGCCGGGTTCGACGGTGCTGATTTACGGTGCGGCCGGTGCGCTGGGGCAGATCATGGTGCCGTGGGCGAAGCATTTGGGGGCGGTTGTGATTGGTGTGGTGTCCAGCGCCGAGAGTGTCGAGCGGGCCCGATTGGCGGGTTGTGATGAGGTGTTGGTGTTCGATGAGGCGACGCTGGCCGACGCGGTGGTCGACATCACCCAGGGCAAGAAAGTGGATGTGGTGTACGACCCGATTGGCCGGGTGTCTTTCGAGGCGTCGTTGAATTGCCTGCGTCCGCGCGGGTTGCTGGTGTCGTTCGGCATGGCGTCGGGTGCGCCGGCGCCGGTCGAGATCAGCACTCTGAATGCCAAGGGTTCGTTGTTCCTGACCCGACCGTCCCTCGCCGCCCACACCGCCACGCCGGAGGAATACCAGCAGCGTGCAAAGGACGTGTTGCAAGCGATTGACGCCGGTATCATCCAGCCCAATGTCGGGCGTCGCTATCCGCTGGCGGACGCCGCCCGGGCTCATGCCGATCTGCACCGGGGCGGGTTGCCGGGGTCGGTTGTGCTGGTGCCTTGA
- a CDS encoding DUF6124 family protein, whose translation MIKPTPNPPETDPTSPYESPHSKKLHDAAERALDHYLFPAAGIMSSLNEPERMYLANPKYNTECLLANASENLGAASEMLSNFAATLDPSHRKTAIGIAQVVMIAELAVNQALDHVEVA comes from the coding sequence ATGATCAAACCAACACCCAACCCACCCGAAACCGACCCCACCTCCCCCTACGAATCCCCCCATTCCAAAAAACTCCACGACGCCGCCGAGCGTGCGCTGGATCACTACCTATTCCCCGCCGCCGGGATCATGTCGTCCTTGAACGAGCCCGAGCGGATGTACCTGGCCAATCCGAAATACAACACTGAATGCCTGCTGGCCAACGCCAGCGAAAACCTGGGGGCGGCCAGTGAGATGCTCAGCAATTTCGCGGCCACGCTCGATCCGTCGCATCGCAAGACGGCGATCGGTATTGCGCAGGTGGTGATGATTGCCGAGCTGGCGGTGAATCAGGCGCTGGATCACGTCGAGGTAGCGTAA